A window of the Pongo abelii isolate AG06213 chromosome 10, NHGRI_mPonAbe1-v2.0_pri, whole genome shotgun sequence genome harbors these coding sequences:
- the LOC100435064 gene encoding disintegrin and metalloproteinase domain-containing protein 1-like: protein MSVVALLKDSANILFPLWKNQVALEEAKIKFQTWAPQKWNLRLGLVPGPSCIRLEILMLLVIFVPCMYCHQGSIYYSFYEIIIPKRLTVQGGDSPVEGLSYLLFMQGQKHLVHLKVKRSHFVNNFPVYSYHNGILGQEVPFISHDCHYEGYIEGVSGSFVSVNTCAGLRGILIKEEKSYSIEPMDSSRRFEHVLYTMAHQARVSCGVTSRDSHVVSASWQQGSRKPHDLQALSYLWSHKKYVEMFVVVNNQRFQMWGSNVNETVQRVVDVIALANSFTRGINTRVVLAGMEIWTEGDLIDVTVDLQITLRNFNRWRQEMLFHRAKHDVAHMIVGHHPGQKMGQAFLSGACSSGFAAAVESFHHEDVLLFAALMVHELGHNLGIQHDHSACFCKDKHFCLMHENITKESGFSNCSSDYFYQFLREHKGACLFNKPWPRGRRRRDSACGNGVVEDTEQCDCGSACHLDPCCDATCTLKENAECSHGLCCLGCTFRRKGFLCRPTQDECDLPEYCDGSSAECPADSYKQDGTLCDRIHYCSGGQCKNPDNQCVNIYGYPARSAPEDCYISINTRGDRFGNCGRPTEDQQTYVTCSGDNVFCGKLICTGVQSLSRVKAQHTVIQVPHDNDWCWSMDAHNITDIPDDGDVRIGTSCAPNKVCTDHSCVHHSILLYDCRPEESCHGKGVCNNLRHCHCEFGFAPPDCKNPGNGGSVDSGPPGMQVTDNNESGIEGSARVQRQGQDLDYKLIAFLVPLFLVLLLCTLLTMSYLCSEVQTAVAEVEESSTETTLESELTSADKGPTAEEILPPDEEAPPPGEEALPPAEAPPPAEAPPAEAAPPAEAAPPPEAAPAEAAPLPEAAAPPPEPPPTPQAPPPEAAPPPQAPPPEAAPQPEAPPAPQALPPEAPPAPQAPPPEAPPAQ from the coding sequence ATGTCAGTGGTGGCATTATTAAAAGACTCTGCCAACATCCTGTTTCCTCTATGGAAAAACCAAGTGGCCTTGGAAGAGGCTAAGATAAAGTTTCAAACTTGGGCTCCACAGAAGTGGAACTTGAGGCTGGGGCTAGTACCAGGACCTTCATGTATCAGGTTAGAGATTTTGATGCTTTTGGTGATTTTTGTGCCATGCATGTACTGTCATCAGGGATCAATCTATTACTCTTTCTATGAAATAATTATTCCAAAGAGGCTGACAGTCCAGGGAGGAGATAGTCCAGTGGAAGGACTGTCCTACTTGCTATTTATGCAAGGCCAGAAGCACCTGGTTCATCTGAAGGTGAAAAGAAGCCATTTTGTGAATAACTTTCCAGTCTACAGTTACCACAATGGCATCCTGGGGCAAGAAGTACCTTTCATCTCACATGACTGCCACTATGAAGGCTACATAGAAGGAGTGTCAGGTTCTTTTGTTTCTGTCAACACCTGTGCAGGTCTCAGGGGCATCCTGATTAAGGAGGAAAAATCTTACAGCATTGAGCCCATGGACTCTTCAAGACGGTTTGAACATGTGTTATACACCATGGCACATCAAGCGCGAGTCTCCTGTGGTGTCACTTCCAGAGACAGCCATGTGGTGTCTGCTAGCTGGCAACAAGGGAGCAGGAAGCCCCATGATCTACAGGCGCTGTCCTACTTGTGGTCACACAAAAAGTATGTGGAGATGTTTGTGGTGGTCAACAACCAGCGGTTCCAGATGTGGGGCAGTAACGTCAATGAGACGGTCCAGAGAGTAGTGGATGTCATTGCTCTGGCCAACAGCTTCACTAGGGGAATAAATACAAGGGTGGTGCTGGCCGGAATGGAGATTTGGACCGAGGGGGACCTAATAGATGTCACAGTGGACTTGCAAATCACACTCAGGAATTTCAATCGCTGGAGACAAGAGATGCTCTTCCATCGTGCGAAACACGATGTTGCCCACATGATCGTTGGGCATCACCCTGGACAGAAAATGGGCCAGGCCTTTCTCAGTGGTGCCTGCTCAAGCGGTTTTGCAGCAGCTGTTGAATCCTTCCATCATGAAGATGTGCTGTTGTTTGCAGCCCTGATGGTCCATGAGCTCGGGCACAACCTGGGTATTCAGCACGACCACTCGGCCTGCTTTTGTAAAGATAAGCACTTTTGCCTCATGCATGAAAATATCACAAAAGAAAGTGGCTTCAGCAACTGCAGCTCTGACTACTTCTACCAATTCCTTCGAGAACACAAAGGGGCCTGCCTATTTAACAAGCCATGGCCCAGGGGCCGCAGGCGTAGGGATTCTGCCTGTGGAAATGGCGTGGTGGAGGACACGGAGCAGTGTGACTGTGGCTCTGCCTGTCACCTTGACCCATGCTGTGATGCCACATGTACTCTGAAGGAGAATGCTGAGTGCAGCCATGGCCTCTGCTGTCTGGGCTGCACTTTCAGAAGGAAGGGGTTTTTATGCCGTCCTACTCAGGATGAGTGTGACCTCCCAGAATACTGTGACGGTAGCTCTGCAGAATGCCCTGCAGACAGCTACAAGCAAGATGGCACGTTGTGTGATAGAATTCACTATTGCTCTGGGGGTCAGTGTAAGAACCCTGATAACCAATGTGTGAATATATATGGGTACCCTGCAAGATCTGCCCCGGAAGACTGTTACATTTCAATAAATACCAGAGGAGACCGGTTTGGAAACTGTGGCCGTCCCACTGAGGATCAGCAAACATATGTTACATGTTCAGGTGATAATGTATTTTGTGGGAAACTCATATGTACAGGTGTTCAATCCTTATCACGAGTCAAAGCTCAACATACAGTGATCCAGGTCCCTCATGACAATGACTGGTGCTGGAGCATGGATGCCCATAACATTACTGATATCCCTGATGACGGAGATGTGCGCATCGGCACTTCTTGTGCCCCAAATAAAGTCTGCACGGATCACTCCTGCGTTCATCACTCCATACTCCTGTATGACTGCAGACCAGAGGAATCGTGTCATGGGAAAGGAGTTTGCAACAATTTAAGGCACTGCCATTGTGAATTTGGTTTTGCTCCTCCTGACTGCAAAAATCCAGGAAATGGAGGCAGTGTGGACAGTGGTCCCCCAGGAATGCAAGTTACTGACAACAATGAAAGTGGTATTGAAGGTAGTGCTCGTGTTCAACGTCAGGGACAAGACCTAGACTATAAACTGATAGCGTTCCTGGTCCCTTTGTTTCTTGTACTTTTATTGTGCACTCTACTTACAATGTCTTACCTCTGCTCTGAAGTTCAGACAGCAGTGGCTGAAGTAGAGGAGTCATCAACAGAGACAACATTGGAATCAGAGCTGACTTCAGCAGATAAGGGCCCAACAGCAGAGGAAATCCTACCACCAGATGAGGAGGCCCCACCACCAGGAGAGGAAGCTCTGCCACCAGCAGAGGCCCCACCACCAGCAGAGGCCccaccagcagaggctgccccGCCAGCAGAGGCTGCCCCGCCACCAGAGGCTGCCCCAGCAGAGGCTGCCCCGCTGCCAGAGGCTGCTGCCCCGCCACCAGAGCCTCCCCCAACACCACAGGCTCCGCCACCAGAGGCTGCCCCCCCACCACAGGCCCCGCCACCAGAGGCTGCCCCCCAACCAGAGGCTCCCCCTGCGCCACAGGCCCTACCACCAGAGGCTCCCCCAGCACCACAGGCCCCGCCACCAGAGGCCCCACCAGCACAGTAG